In the genome of Candoia aspera isolate rCanAsp1 chromosome 1, rCanAsp1.hap2, whole genome shotgun sequence, one region contains:
- the CRIPT gene encoding cysteine-rich PDZ-binding protein, which yields MVCEKCERKLGTVITPDTWKDGARNTTESGGRKLNENKALTSKKARFDPYGKNKFAICRICKSSVHQPGSHYCQGCAYKKGICAMCGKKVLDTKNYKQTSV from the exons ATGGTGTGCGAGAAGT GTGAAAGAAAACTTGGTACAGTAATTACACCTGATACTTGGAAAGATGGTGCAAGAAACACAACAG aaaGTGGTGGGAGAAAACTAAATGAAAACAAGGCATTGACATCAAAAAAGGCAAG ATTTGATCCTTACGGCAAAAACAAATTTGCAATATGCCGAATTTGTAAAAGTTCAGTTCATCAGCCAGGCTCTCATTACTGCCAGGGATGTGCATACAAAAAAG GTATCTGTGCAATGTGTGGAAAGAAAGTCTTGGATACAAAAAACTACAAGCAAACATCAGTTTAa